A window from Ignavibacteriota bacterium encodes these proteins:
- a CDS encoding glycerophosphodiester phosphodiesterase family protein codes for MSSNIFQQRKNIILILFFLNITNFLIAQKTVEILDFAKPKNGNTYVIAHRGAHKNFSENTIAAYKRAIELGCDFIEIDIRITKDGKFVSIHNSQIDEYVKGIYGDVSDYTLYELKKMNISNKSAEINDDEKIPTLEEILELCKNKIGIYLDLKEPFVEEISTIIKKYEMEKNVLWYIPFSYLNEIKNLKEVCKECIPMPDPELKENLLYLILQTNPKLIATDMSQLDSEFVEICHNKNIRVFVDEKNGTVEEWKNIIKLNCDGIQTDNPEELINFLRNN; via the coding sequence TTGAGTAGTAATATATTTCAACAAAGAAAAAATATAATTCTCATTTTGTTTTTTCTAAATATTACGAATTTTCTTATTGCTCAAAAAACTGTTGAAATATTAGATTTCGCAAAACCTAAAAATGGAAATACTTATGTTATTGCTCACCGTGGAGCTCATAAAAATTTTTCGGAAAATACAATTGCAGCATATAAAAGAGCTATAGAACTTGGATGTGATTTCATTGAAATTGATATTAGAATAACTAAGGATGGAAAATTTGTAAGTATTCACAATTCCCAAATTGATGAATATGTTAAAGGAATTTATGGAGATGTAAGTGATTATACACTTTATGAATTAAAGAAAATGAATATATCTAATAAGTCTGCTGAAATTAATGATGATGAAAAAATTCCAACTTTGGAAGAAATATTGGAATTATGTAAAAATAAAATCGGAATTTATTTGGATTTGAAGGAACCATTCGTTGAAGAAATTTCAACGATAATTAAAAAATATGAAATGGAGAAAAATGTTCTTTGGTATATTCCTTTTTCATATTTAAACGAAATTAAAAATCTAAAAGAAGTTTGCAAAGAATGTATTCCAATGCCGGATCCGGAACTGAAAGAAAATTTGTTATATTTAATTTTACAAACAAATCCTAAATTAATTGCTACAGATATGAGTCAGTTAGATTCCGAATTTGTTGAAATTTGTCACAATAAAAATATTAGAGTTTTTGTAGATGAAAAAAATGGTACCGTAGAGGAATGGAAAAATATTATTAAGTTAAATTGTGATGGAATTCAAACTGATAATCCGGAAGAACTTATAAATTTTCTAAGAAATAATTAA
- a CDS encoding right-handed parallel beta-helix repeat-containing protein, which produces MRYIFQIFLIIILFYSIHFSEILESTKSIPKIQELIDKSKNGDTVLVPPGIYYENINFKGKKIVVMSYFLEMKDSSYIQSTIISGMLQGCVVTFENGEDSTAELNGFTIREGISYSDTLHGGGITIRNNSSATLKNLIVTRNAVEDCNGAGILCRDNSKVIFENLIITENESKNGNGGGIFIINSNAKISDAIISNNKSNSGGGILSYNSKLKIINTKIFNNISENGIGGSGLLLDNNSNITILNCEITKNNILWNSDAAIAPSGNGGGIFIKNNSFLKIDSSKISNNISKIDGGGISLDSSQIEINNSIIENNISQNNGGGFFINPGNEQIKFSNIVVKNNSAENIGGGIYSNFAIELNDNMNNSIFLNKANLGSTDIHFEIINSKFPNIISLDTVTVSEPEKYHINIIDKISFNFKHSIFNSVNSDLYVSPNGSDSNNGILPISPLRTISFANLVAKTDSVNQRIINLLQGVYSSSTNDETFPIYLRDNISLVGNKVDQTILDGENKNSLIKINPKNKNVNVEKLTIQNGYDLNGSGISVSGKNILLKDLLIKNNTSENDGAGLAISLAENVKLTNLTVAENISKNQTSSAGILINGEKVSVINCIIYNNKPKNIKLRKGFLPNSELTISNSNLVGGRNNIDNLDSIRINWLFGNTDSDPMFIGGEPFDYSLTENSPCVNSGTSFLVWEGDTLINLSADEYIGFAPDMGAIESDFLISINEDENLPTEYSLSQNYPNPFNPSTKIKYSIPSQVKSEKSNVELVIFDILGKEVKTLINQYHNPGNYEVTFEAQNLPSGIYFYQLKTDNFSETKKLILLK; this is translated from the coding sequence GTGAGATATATTTTTCAAATATTTTTAATAATAATTTTATTCTATTCAATTCATTTTTCAGAAATTTTAGAATCAACAAAAAGCATTCCCAAAATACAAGAGCTAATTGATAAAAGTAAAAATGGCGATACGGTTTTAGTTCCTCCGGGAATTTATTATGAGAATATAAATTTCAAAGGAAAAAAAATTGTCGTTATGTCTTACTTTTTGGAAATGAAAGATTCATCCTACATTCAAAGCACAATCATTAGCGGAATGCTGCAAGGCTGTGTTGTAACTTTTGAAAACGGTGAAGATTCAACAGCAGAATTAAATGGATTTACCATAAGAGAAGGAATTAGTTATTCTGATACATTGCACGGAGGGGGAATTACAATTAGGAATAATTCTTCTGCAACTTTGAAGAATTTAATTGTTACAAGAAATGCAGTTGAAGACTGTAACGGTGCCGGAATTTTATGCAGAGATAATTCAAAAGTTATTTTTGAAAATTTAATTATAACTGAAAATGAATCGAAAAACGGAAACGGCGGTGGAATTTTTATAATTAATTCAAATGCGAAAATTAGTGATGCGATAATTTCAAATAATAAATCAAATTCCGGTGGGGGAATTTTAAGTTATAATTCTAAATTGAAAATAATAAACACAAAAATATTTAATAATATTTCTGAAAATGGAATTGGAGGAAGTGGACTTTTACTTGATAATAATTCAAACATAACAATTCTAAATTGTGAAATTACAAAAAACAATATTTTGTGGAATTCTGATGCTGCAATTGCTCCAAGCGGCAATGGTGGAGGAATATTTATAAAGAATAATTCATTTTTAAAAATTGATTCATCTAAAATAAGTAATAATATTTCCAAAATTGATGGCGGTGGAATTTCTTTAGATAGTTCACAAATCGAAATAAATAATTCAATTATTGAAAATAACATTAGTCAAAATAACGGCGGTGGATTTTTTATAAATCCCGGAAATGAACAAATAAAATTTTCAAATATAGTTGTTAAAAATAATTCTGCAGAAAATATTGGAGGAGGAATTTATTCTAATTTCGCAATTGAATTAAATGACAATATGAACAATAGTATTTTTCTAAATAAAGCAAATTTGGGAAGTACGGATATTCATTTTGAAATAATTAATTCAAAATTTCCAAATATTATAAGTTTAGATACAGTAACAGTTTCTGAACCGGAAAAATATCATATAAATATTATTGATAAAATCAGTTTTAATTTTAAGCATTCAATTTTCAATTCGGTAAATTCAGATTTATATGTTTCACCAAATGGCTCAGATTCAAATAATGGAATTTTACCAATTTCACCATTGAGAACAATTTCTTTTGCAAATTTAGTTGCAAAAACAGATTCTGTAAATCAGAGAATAATAAACTTACTTCAAGGTGTATATTCAAGTTCGACAAATGATGAAACATTTCCAATTTATTTACGAGATAATATATCCTTAGTTGGTAATAAAGTTGATCAAACAATTCTTGATGGAGAAAATAAAAATAGTCTTATAAAAATTAATCCTAAAAATAAAAATGTAAATGTTGAAAAATTAACAATTCAGAACGGATATGATTTGAACGGAAGTGGAATTTCAGTTTCCGGTAAAAATATTTTACTTAAAGATTTGTTAATCAAAAATAATACTTCAGAAAATGATGGAGCTGGATTAGCTATTAGCTTGGCTGAAAATGTTAAACTAACTAATTTAACTGTTGCGGAGAATATTTCGAAAAACCAAACTAGCTCTGCTGGAATTTTAATTAATGGGGAAAAAGTATCAGTAATTAATTGCATCATTTACAATAATAAACCAAAAAATATAAAATTACGAAAAGGATTTTTACCAAATTCGGAATTAACAATTTCAAATTCAAATTTAGTTGGAGGAAGAAATAATATAGATAATTTGGATAGTATAAGAATAAATTGGTTATTCGGTAATACTGATTCTGATCCGATGTTTATTGGTGGAGAACCTTTTGATTATAGTTTAACTGAAAATTCTCCGTGCGTAAATTCCGGAACTTCTTTTTTAGTTTGGGAAGGTGACACATTAATTAATTTGTCTGCTGATGAATATATAGGTTTTGCTCCGGATATGGGAGCAATAGAATCTGATTTTTTAATTTCCATAAATGAAGATGAAAATTTGCCAACTGAATATTCATTATCCCAAAATTATCCCAATCCGTTTAATCCATCAACGAAAATAAAATATTCAATTCCGTCGCAAGTGAAAAGTGAAAAGTCAAATGTGGAATTAGTAATTTTTGATATTTTGGGAAAAGAAGTTAAAACACTAATAAATCAATATCATAATCCCGGAAATTATGAAGTTACCTTTGAAGCACAAAATTTACCAAGTGGAATTTATTTTTATCAACTTAAAACTGACAATTTTTCGGAAACTAAAAAATTAATTTTACTTAAATAG
- a CDS encoding dihydrodipicolinate synthase family protein, which yields MQIYKGIWPVLITPFNDDLSIDFIGYQKMIEWYLQFNLGGIYANCQSSEMFELTDSERLKLISDAVKIVNGKIPVVGTGNFGENINDHLEFIRKVSDTGVDIVMLTVPEFLNNDDELEKYYLTIAEKTNVKLGIYECPVPRRYYLGFDLIKKIAETGKYFAYKETSCDLEKIKKITDITVSTNFAHLQANVPYLLESIKYGTPGSMNIAANWLPDLEVTVYENGKNNNPNAEKFHNILCGMEMAQRSVHPMGVKYLISKRGISIKSLTRYPRKLSLEEMFGLEQAAKNWFTEDGKLKILH from the coding sequence ATGCAAATATATAAAGGAATTTGGCCGGTTTTAATAACACCATTTAATGATGATTTATCAATTGATTTTATTGGATACCAAAAAATGATTGAATGGTATTTGCAATTTAATCTTGGCGGAATTTATGCAAATTGCCAGTCAAGTGAAATGTTTGAATTGACCGATAGCGAAAGATTAAAATTAATTTCTGATGCAGTGAAAATTGTTAATGGTAAAATTCCAGTTGTTGGAACTGGTAATTTTGGTGAAAATATAAATGATCATTTGGAATTTATAAGAAAAGTTTCTGATACAGGTGTAGATATTGTTATGTTGACCGTTCCGGAATTCTTAAATAATGATGATGAATTAGAAAAATACTATTTAACCATTGCTGAAAAAACCAATGTAAAACTTGGGATTTATGAATGTCCGGTTCCGAGAAGATATTATTTAGGGTTTGATTTAATAAAAAAAATTGCAGAAACCGGAAAATATTTTGCATATAAAGAAACAAGCTGTGATTTGGAAAAGATTAAGAAAATTACAGATATTACAGTTTCGACAAACTTTGCACATCTTCAAGCAAATGTTCCGTATTTGTTGGAATCAATAAAATATGGAACGCCGGGCTCCATGAATATTGCAGCAAATTGGCTTCCAGATTTGGAAGTTACAGTTTATGAAAACGGAAAAAACAATAATCCAAATGCTGAAAAATTTCATAATATTTTATGTGGGATGGAAATGGCGCAGAGATCAGTCCATCCTATGGGTGTAAAATATTTAATTAGCAAAAGAGGAATATCAATAAAATCCTTAACAAGATATCCTAGAAAATTATCTTTAGAAGAAATGTTTGGTTTAGAGCAAGCAGCAAAAAATTGGTTCACAGAAGATGGTAAATTAAAAATATTGCATTAA
- a CDS encoding PHP domain-containing protein, producing MEIINPGNEDYHIHSINFSDGLNTIDEIVKFAGEIGLNKIAITDHNQAYLDTRNFARKSYRGIIKRWQNIFNDVDVKFGIEADILNSNGDVCMDIQGEESDFIILSTHQNPPYQEDSRTITEAYLNAIERFHFKIKFLGHPCSIYHGDNVDIIAVTELCNKYNVALEVNGANLSTNRTNLSKLKQMLKIANRIYINSDSHTLYELKTVRKIAFQYLKENSFINKIF from the coding sequence ATGGAAATTATCAATCCTGGTAATGAAGATTATCATATTCATTCAATAAATTTTTCCGATGGATTAAATACAATTGATGAAATTGTAAAATTTGCCGGAGAAATTGGTTTAAATAAGATTGCAATTACAGATCACAACCAAGCATATTTAGATACTCGAAATTTCGCTCGAAAATCTTACAGAGGAATTATAAAAAGATGGCAAAATATTTTTAATGATGTTGATGTAAAATTTGGAATAGAGGCGGATATTTTAAATTCCAATGGTGATGTGTGTATGGATATTCAAGGTGAAGAATCGGATTTTATTATTCTTTCTACTCATCAAAATCCGCCGTATCAGGAAGATTCAAGAACCATAACCGAAGCATATCTAAATGCAATTGAAAGATTTCATTTCAAAATAAAATTTCTTGGTCATCCTTGCTCAATTTACCACGGAGATAATGTTGATATTATTGCCGTAACCGAATTATGCAATAAATATAATGTTGCCTTGGAAGTAAACGGAGCAAACCTTTCAACAAACAGAACAAATTTAAGTAAACTTAAACAAATGTTAAAAATCGCAAATAGAATTTATATTAATAGTGATTCTCACACTTTATATGAATTAAAAACTGTTAGAAAAATTGCTTTCCAATATCTTAAAGAAAACAGTTTTATAAATAAAATATTTTAA